From a region of the Oryza sativa Japonica Group chromosome 6, ASM3414082v1 genome:
- the LOC136356876 gene encoding uncharacterized protein, whose amino-acid sequence MAGAGAGEGGTVLVGVRGYDSGHREKEGGSTATSRTSNGRPIEMTFWNEAPPALSHFSAHGSDLPPAAHGDLLLAPKVIAAAYGLLLLRVPVNPVPGGKSLFRQDDYFVYHHHQPARLDLLPRPCQQYCLRDDDFAIVSICGDKQQYVVAALEMINLPSQFALHRYKSSSGGGDGDEIAGNWTCEEVFVEEAVRDRVCPIPDSAERPVYHITTKTIALGGAKGTVGWVDLWRGILLCDLLDEMSPPKLRDMPLPWPAKGNWTRYLSDSESFYRDITVSQHKDFIKYAEMEITMPRVVTKTIISSGDRTMPADDPPDSFLEWVRRSREPQPQPTTRQRSSVRRPGQWRLTTWTMPIPVTSWEDWRPDCTANLHDFHVVDNTAHHGLLDKLIHQR is encoded by the exons atggccggcgccggcgccggtgaaggCGGCACCGTCCTGGTGGGCGTCCGAGGCTACGACAGCGGCCACCGCGAGAAGGAGGGAGGCAGCACGGCCACCTCCAGAACAAGCAACGGGCGTCCCATCGAGATGACATTCTGGAACGAGGCCCCTCCCGCGCTCTCCCACTTCTCCGCCCACGGCTCCGAtctgccgcccgccgcccatgGCGATCTGCTCCTGGCGCCCAaagtcatcgccgccgcctacgGCTTGCTCCTCCTCAGAGTCCCCGTCAACCCCGTGCCCGGCGGCAAGAGTCTCTTCCGTCAGGACGACTACTTCGTCTACCATCACCATCAACCCGCCAGGCTAGATCTGCTCCCCAGGCCGTGCCAGCAATATTGCTTACGCGACGACGATTTCGCCATCGTTAGCATCTGCGGCGACAAGCAGCAGTACGTCGTTGCCGCCCTCGAGATGATCAACCTGCCCAGTCAATTCGCGCTGCACCGGTACAAATCTTCTTCTGGTGGTGGCGATGGTGATGAGATCGCCGGAAATTGGACGTGCGAGGAGGTGTTTGTGGAGGAGGCGGTGAGGGACAGGGTGTGCCCGATCCCTGACTCAGCTGAGAGGCCCGTGTACCACATCACCACCAAGACCATCGCGCTCGGAGGCGCGAAGGGCACCGTCGGCTGGGTCGATCTCTGGCGTGGCATCCTCCTCTGCGACCTGCTCGACGAAATGTCTCCCCCAAAGCTCCGCGACATGCCGCTGCCATGGCCGGCCAAGGGCAACTGGACAAGATACCTCAGTGACAGCGAGTCCTTCTATCGGGACATCACCGTCAGCCAACACAAGGACTTCATCAAGTACGCCGAGATGGAAATCACCATGCCAAGAGTTGTGACCAAAACCATAATATCCTCCGGTGATCGCACCATGCCTGCAGATGATCCTCCTGATTCGTTCCTCGAATGGGTTCGCCGGAGCAGAGAACCTCAGCCTCAGCCGACGACACGGCAGCGCTCCTCCGTCCGGCGGCCTGGCCAGTGGAGGCTCACTACATGGACCATGCCTATCCCGGTCACTTCATGGGAGGACTGGCGCCCTGACTGCACAGCTAACTTGCATGATTTCCATGTCGTCGACAACACAGCCCATCATGGGTTGCTGGATAAGCTCATT CACCAGCGATGA